From a region of the Tiliqua scincoides isolate rTilSci1 chromosome 4, rTilSci1.hap2, whole genome shotgun sequence genome:
- the SLC6A18 gene encoding inactive sodium-dependent neutral amino acid transporter B(0)AT3, with translation MSKASSVDIAEMLEDDSRSKWDNKLQYILSCVGFAVGLGNVWRFPYLCQSYGGGACLIPYFIALVFEGIPLFHLELAIGQRLRKGSIGVWSTISPYLGGVGYSSLMVSLLVSLYYNMILTWVMWYFMNSFQAPLPWSTCPPNDNRTGPIEECYQSTAANYFWYRQTLNITSDIRESGSLQWRLVLCLAASWAVVYICTIRGIESTGKVIYVTATFPYIVLTIFLIYGLTLPGAIEGLIYLITPDLNILKNPRVWLDAATQIFFSLSLAFGGHIAFSSYNSPKNDCEMDAVIITVVNSLTSLYAAIPVFSVLGFKATMGYQNCLDRNIQDIINAFDLEEQSITRDNYTIWTEVLNMTSPNKMTSLKLKNCDLQEFLDQSASGTGLAFIVFTEVVAQMPGSQAWSMLFFTMLFTLGLSSMFGNVESILTPLLDCPTVAKSIPKEAISGMICLTSFLLGLCFTLRSGNYWLEVFDSYAGSLPLLVIAFFEVIGVAYVYGIKRFSNDVKWMTGRQPNIYWKVTWKIISPLLMLIVFVAYVAFQTQRQAGYATWNPTYEGFPAKEETAYPNWVLAICILLSALPCIFIPIMAIYHFVRTILKKEKKVLQLCHHTTGN, from the exons ATGTCAAAAGCATCATCTGTAGACATTGCAGAAATGCTTGAAGATGATAGCAGGTCAAAGTGGGataataaattacaatatatTTTAAGCTGTGTTGGATTTGCTGTAGGCTTGGGGAATGTGTGGCGCTTTCCATATTTGTGCCAAAGTTATGGAGGAG GGGCATGCTTGATCCCATATTTCATTGCACTTGTGTTCGAAGGAATCCCATTATTTCATCTTGAACTGGCTATAGGACAGCGCTTGAGAAAAGGCAGCATTGGAGTCTGGAGTACAATCTCGCCTTACCTTGGAGGGGTTG GTTACAGTTCGCTGATGGTGTCATTATTAGTGAGCCTATATTATAACATGATTTTGACCTGGGTGATGTGGTATTTCATGAATTCTTTCCAAGCACCCCTGCCTTGGAGTACTTGCCCACCAAATGACAACAGAACAG GACCTATTGAAGAATGTTATCAAAGCACTGCAGCCAATTATTTTTGGTACAGGCAAACTTTAAACATTACCTCAGATATCCGAGAGAGCGGCTCATTACAGTGGCGGCTGGTGTTATGTTTGGCTGCTAGCTGGGCAGTTGTGTACATCTGTACAATCCGAGGAATTGAATCAACTGGAAAG GTGATCTATGTTACAGCCACATTTCCATACATAGTTCTAACTATATTTCTTATTTATGGCCTGACTCTCCCAGGAGCCATTGAAGGGTTAATCTACCTCATCACTCCTGAT TTGAACATCCTCAAAAATCCACGCGTGTGGCTTGATGCAGCCACACagattttcttctctctttctttagCATTTGGGGGACACATAGCATTCTCAAGCTACAACTCTCCAAA GAATGACTGTGAAATGGATGCTGTTATAATAACAGTTGTGAACAGTTTGACATCTCTGTATGCTGCAATCCCAGTGTTTTCAGTTCTGGGATTTAAGGCTACAATGGGTTATCAGAACTGCTTAGATAG GAATATTCAGGACATCATCAATGCATTTGATTTGGAAGAACAAAGTATCACAAGAGACAACTATACCATCTGGACTGAAGTCCTAAATATGACATCTCCCAACAAAATGACTAGCCTCAAGCTGAAAAATTGTGATCTTCAGGAATTCCTAGATCAG AGTGCTTCTGGAACTGGCTTGGCCTTTATTGTGTTTACAGAAGTTGTTGCTCAGATGCCTGGATCTCAGGCTTGGTCAATGCTGTTTTTTACCATGCTGTTCACCCTGGGTCTGTCTTCTATGTTTGGAAATGTTGAAAGCATCTTGACGCCTCTCTTAGATTGCCCCACTGTGGCAAAATCCATCCCCAAGGAGGCTATATCTG GTATGATATGCCTGACTTCATTTTTGTTGGGTCTTTGTTTTACTCTGAGGTCAGGAAACTACTGGCTTGAGGTGTTTGACAGCTATGCAGGGTCCTTACCTTTGTTGGTTATTGCTTTCTTTGAAGTGATTGGTGTTGCATACGTTTATGGAATTAAAAG GTTCAGTAATGATGTGAAATGGATGACAGGACGGCAACCCAATATCTACTGGAAGGTGACATGGAAAATCATCAGCCCTTTGTTAATGCTCATAGTCTTTGTGGCCTATGTAGCCTTTCAGACACAGAGGCAAGCGGGCTATGCTACCTGGAACCCTACCTAC GAAGGGTTTCCAGCAAAAGAAGAGACAGCGTATCCCAACTGGGTCTTGGCCATCTGCATCTTGCTTTCAGCCCTACCATGCATATTCATCCCAATTATGGCTATTTATCATTTTGTGAGAACCATcctgaagaaggagaagaaagtaCTACAGTTGTGCCACCACACTACAGGCAACTGA